Proteins encoded in a region of the Haloglomus salinum genome:
- a CDS encoding branched-chain amino acid ABC transporter permease, with protein MVNITNILISGIAISSLYALVAIGFTLIFGVGGVFNLAHGALLALGGFTSYFISFRYGLSPILGLVGAVVVTGLVGGVLYLQVIEPVEDNTVAVLILTLLAGFLIQFGFGIFVTKQTISIPQIAPGSVSIAGTSIQNNTIFVFVSAVVLMAGLFVLVERTDIGKAIIAMSMSEKGASLVGIDQRRMKLYTWVLAAMFAGFAGVLLTSYQTGQWNMGLQPLLLSFTIVILGGLGSIKGSIIAAYLIGFVETITTSVVSSQLTGVVPLSLLIVILLVRPQGLFGRGVDTDV; from the coding sequence ATGGTCAACATCACCAACATACTGATAAGCGGAATCGCGATCAGCTCGCTGTACGCGCTCGTAGCTATCGGCTTCACCCTCATCTTCGGCGTCGGCGGGGTATTCAACCTCGCCCACGGGGCTTTGCTCGCGCTCGGGGGGTTCACCTCCTACTTCATCTCCTTCCGGTACGGGCTCTCCCCGATACTGGGCCTCGTCGGCGCGGTCGTCGTGACGGGGCTCGTCGGCGGCGTTCTCTACCTGCAGGTGATCGAGCCCGTCGAGGACAACACCGTGGCGGTGCTGATACTGACACTGCTCGCGGGCTTCCTCATCCAGTTCGGCTTCGGCATCTTCGTCACCAAGCAGACGATCTCCATCCCGCAGATCGCTCCCGGGTCGGTCAGCATCGCCGGGACGAGTATCCAGAACAACACGATCTTCGTCTTCGTCTCGGCCGTCGTCCTCATGGCTGGGCTGTTCGTGCTCGTGGAGCGGACCGACATCGGGAAGGCGATCATCGCAATGAGCATGAGCGAGAAGGGTGCCTCGCTCGTCGGCATCGACCAGCGCCGGATGAAGCTCTACACCTGGGTGCTGGCGGCCATGTTCGCCGGGTTCGCTGGCGTCCTGCTGACCTCGTACCAGACGGGACAGTGGAACATGGGCCTGCAGCCCCTCCTGCTGTCGTTCACCATCGTCATTCTCGGCGGGCTGGGGTCGATCAAGGGGAGCATCATCGCCGCCTACCTCATCGGCTTCGTCGAGACCATCACGACATCGGTGGTCAGCTCCCAGCTGACCGGGGTCGTTCCGCTCTCCCTGCTGATCGTGATTCTGCTCGTGCGGCCACAGGGACTGTTCGGGCGGGGGGTGGATACAGATGTCTGA
- a CDS encoding branched-chain amino acid ABC transporter permease, translating to MSDSFLRGLPRRYYLGLVFLVALGLSPVVTTQTQLITIIGILYLMMFAMTWDVASGYTGQLNLGHAAFIAVGGYTTAILNITHGVSPLVSIPVAMVLSGLAGLAIGIPALRIRGAYLALVTLVIPTIFFQIVILFDGVFKGSFGFKSPPTSLAGTGGSTGALVTVNRSAMATIIDFYISYAVLLVLFLVLFAYTRSDSGRILSAIREDEDAVVAAGIAPAKHKVFAFVLSAMTAGLAGALFVHSTAGFPHPDQLLADTLSLNIVIVSVLGGLGTIVGPMVGALLFGGLQFVAGEFDVALPMLEQTLSDVIPVVLFVLGMVVVYYRPEGLVPALLQRSEPELEDPARRPSETAADGGTTPVEQVAEKQAESLPKSGQTQDNEY from the coding sequence ATGTCTGACAGCTTCCTGCGGGGGCTCCCGCGCCGGTACTACCTCGGCCTGGTGTTCCTCGTCGCCCTCGGGCTCTCGCCCGTCGTCACGACGCAGACCCAGCTGATCACCATCATCGGTATCCTCTACCTGATGATGTTCGCGATGACCTGGGACGTCGCCTCGGGCTACACCGGCCAGCTCAACCTCGGACACGCCGCGTTCATCGCGGTTGGGGGCTACACGACCGCGATCCTCAACATCACGCACGGGGTCTCACCGCTGGTCAGTATCCCCGTCGCGATGGTGCTGTCCGGGCTTGCCGGACTCGCCATCGGCATTCCCGCGCTCCGTATCCGCGGTGCGTACCTCGCCCTCGTCACGCTCGTCATCCCGACGATATTCTTCCAGATCGTCATCCTGTTCGACGGTGTGTTCAAGGGTTCGTTCGGCTTCAAGAGTCCGCCGACGAGTCTCGCCGGCACCGGCGGGAGCACTGGTGCCCTCGTCACCGTGAACCGCTCGGCGATGGCCACCATCATCGACTTCTACATCTCGTATGCGGTGCTGCTGGTGCTGTTCCTTGTGCTGTTCGCCTACACCCGGAGCGACTCCGGGCGGATCCTCTCGGCCATCCGAGAGGACGAGGACGCGGTCGTCGCCGCCGGAATCGCCCCGGCCAAGCACAAGGTGTTCGCCTTCGTCCTCAGCGCGATGACCGCCGGCCTCGCCGGCGCGCTGTTCGTCCACTCCACCGCCGGCTTCCCGCACCCCGACCAGCTGCTCGCCGACACGCTGAGCCTGAACATCGTCATCGTCAGCGTGCTCGGCGGCCTCGGAACCATCGTCGGGCCGATGGTGGGTGCGCTCCTGTTCGGTGGGCTCCAGTTCGTCGCCGGGGAGTTCGATGTCGCGCTCCCGATGCTGGAGCAGACGTTGAGCGATGTCATCCCGGTCGTGCTGTTCGTCCTCGGCATGGTCGTGGTGTACTACCGGCCCGAGGGGCTGGTGCCGGCGCTGCTCCAGCGGAGCGAGCCGGAGCTAGAGGACCCCGCGAGACGCCCGTCGGAGACAGCCGCAGACGGCGGAACGACCCCGGTCGAACAGGTTGCGGAGAAACAGGCGGAATCGCTCCCGAAGAGCGGCCAGACACAGGACAATGAGTACTGA
- a CDS encoding PGF-CTERM sorting domain-containing protein has translation MHRKTLILCVALGMLAVVAVAGSTSALYAGASQTSMELQEQNYDGSNEPDNPDCPDPSQYSEYSEYGHDCAVPNDPNPNDHPLMFGDDFTEVKWNSHWFFYGPGQHEPGYQGASYAFRSWPVKEDVDMEYFEYVAIYAPWGRFGGNSAGECTVADTQAAGIDRGNDGASEYHSTTGGGDDSLVSAIQNSKVNATYGYFQFAGPDSFGDRNIPLNSSDAFVAALGDCWANPKEEGWYRMTIWFNGTAYDGSDVEWKGYNHWQYFCSDCQNRQDAIEKFGPPGTNPDNPWKDTTVSTASTATATATPTPTVTPTPTASGSDSTSTPSPTPGSGNEQTATATPPPTATPTPTATDTPTPTATDTATETASPTPADQSGANTPTETATATSGGGSNDAQQTPDEGSPTAQSGPGFGFVVALLGTLVAALLVVRRS, from the coding sequence ATGCACCGGAAAACGCTCATCCTCTGTGTGGCGCTCGGCATGCTCGCCGTCGTGGCGGTCGCTGGGTCCACCAGCGCGCTGTACGCGGGCGCCAGTCAGACCTCGATGGAACTGCAGGAACAGAACTACGACGGGTCCAACGAGCCGGACAACCCGGACTGTCCGGACCCGAGCCAGTACTCGGAGTACAGCGAGTACGGGCACGACTGTGCCGTACCGAACGATCCGAACCCCAACGATCACCCCCTGATGTTCGGGGACGACTTCACCGAGGTCAAGTGGAACTCTCACTGGTTCTTCTACGGCCCGGGGCAGCACGAACCCGGCTACCAGGGTGCGAGCTACGCCTTCCGCTCCTGGCCGGTGAAGGAGGACGTCGACATGGAGTACTTCGAGTATGTGGCCATCTACGCGCCGTGGGGCCGGTTCGGGGGGAACTCCGCCGGCGAGTGTACGGTCGCCGACACCCAGGCGGCCGGCATCGACCGCGGTAACGACGGAGCCAGCGAGTACCACTCCACCACCGGTGGTGGTGACGACAGCCTGGTGAGTGCGATCCAGAACTCGAAGGTCAACGCAACGTACGGCTACTTCCAGTTCGCTGGGCCCGACAGCTTCGGTGACCGCAACATCCCACTGAACAGCAGCGATGCCTTCGTCGCCGCGCTCGGTGACTGCTGGGCGAACCCGAAGGAGGAGGGCTGGTACCGGATGACCATCTGGTTCAACGGGACCGCCTACGACGGGAGCGATGTCGAATGGAAGGGGTACAACCACTGGCAGTACTTCTGCAGCGACTGTCAGAACCGACAGGACGCCATCGAGAAGTTCGGTCCGCCGGGCACGAACCCGGACAACCCCTGGAAGGACACCACGGTATCGACCGCGTCGACAGCAACCGCGACCGCGACACCGACACCGACCGTGACGCCCACACCGACGGCCTCCGGGTCCGATAGTACGTCCACCCCATCCCCCACGCCAGGGTCCGGGAACGAGCAGACCGCGACGGCCACTCCACCACCGACGGCGACACCGACTCCAACGGCGACGGACACGCCGACTCCAACGGCGACGGACACCGCGACGGAGACGGCGTCGCCGACGCCAGCCGACCAGAGTGGCGCGAACACGCCGACGGAGACGGCGACAGCGACCAGTGGTGGTGGCTCGAACGACGCCCAGCAGACTCCGGATGAAGGGTCACCGACCGCCCAGAGCGGCCCCGGGTTCGGGTTCGTCGTCGCGCTGCTGGGGACGCTCGTGGCCGCTCTGCTGGTTGTGAGACGGTCGTAA
- the rdfA gene encoding rod-determining factor RdfA: protein MSDAREVCACKVGRGIERYGLDGLDAELVRRRRESDASLRELADYTNRRILAAALDAASVDLDDTLYGAVDDEDAVGVLYETLADDETPTERVARVRTRLVQNGVDIEAIQSDWVTHTTVRSHLRECLEVDTSREASITPDDGRDTIEWARNRCANIVGETLERLRRADLLSTGPLETSVTVQVTCSDCGATYRPGQLLSARACDCGGESAD from the coding sequence ATGTCTGATGCGAGGGAGGTCTGCGCCTGCAAGGTCGGCCGGGGTATCGAGCGCTACGGGCTCGACGGCCTCGACGCGGAGCTGGTACGCCGGCGTCGCGAGTCGGACGCGAGCCTGCGCGAGCTGGCCGACTACACCAACCGGCGGATTCTCGCGGCGGCGCTCGACGCGGCGTCGGTCGATCTGGACGACACCCTCTACGGGGCGGTCGACGACGAGGACGCCGTTGGGGTGCTGTACGAGACGCTCGCGGACGACGAGACGCCGACCGAGCGGGTGGCTCGGGTCCGGACCCGACTGGTCCAGAACGGCGTCGATATCGAGGCCATCCAGTCCGACTGGGTGACGCATACCACGGTCCGGTCGCATCTCCGGGAGTGTCTGGAGGTCGACACCTCCCGGGAGGCGTCGATTACTCCCGACGACGGCCGTGACACCATCGAGTGGGCCCGGAACCGCTGTGCGAACATCGTCGGGGAGACACTCGAACGACTGCGGCGAGCCGACCTGCTCTCGACGGGGCCGCTGGAGACGTCGGTCACCGTCCAGGTTACCTGCTCGGACTGCGGGGCGACCTATCGGCCGGGGCAACTCCTCTCGGCGCGTGCGTGCGATTGTGGCGGCGAATCGGCCGATTGA
- a CDS encoding ABC transporter ATP-binding protein: MSTDTPERSTGGPGSRTARDSDDGMLVVDNLRKEFGGLVAVDDLSFTVQEQEILGFIGPNGAGKSTTFDCIMGAHKPTSGTVRYRGEDVTGYPGDAMIKRGMARTFQDFAPLDDRTVVENVALSLMPDRLVSTSGFQQETEEIAAEICRRVGLGNRLRSTPGELPHAGLLRLELARAIATDPDLVLVDEPFAGLSSQEVAEISELLESLRWRGMTFIVVDHNMRGLLDLIDRAIVIQFGSKIAEGPPETITDDEVVQKAYLGEGM; the protein is encoded by the coding sequence ATGAGTACTGACACACCCGAGCGGTCGACCGGCGGGCCTGGGTCACGAACAGCACGCGATTCGGACGACGGGATGCTCGTCGTCGACAACCTGCGCAAGGAGTTCGGTGGGCTGGTCGCGGTCGATGACCTCTCCTTCACCGTGCAGGAGCAGGAGATACTGGGGTTCATCGGCCCGAACGGTGCCGGGAAGTCGACCACGTTCGACTGCATCATGGGCGCCCACAAACCGACCAGTGGCACCGTCCGGTACCGGGGAGAGGACGTGACGGGGTACCCGGGTGATGCGATGATCAAGCGAGGGATGGCCCGGACGTTCCAGGATTTCGCCCCGCTCGATGACCGGACGGTCGTCGAGAACGTCGCGCTCTCGTTGATGCCCGACCGGCTCGTCTCCACCTCCGGGTTCCAGCAGGAGACGGAAGAGATCGCTGCCGAGATCTGTCGCCGGGTCGGGCTCGGGAACCGGCTCCGGTCGACTCCCGGTGAGCTCCCCCACGCCGGGCTGCTCCGGCTGGAACTGGCGCGTGCAATCGCGACCGACCCCGACCTGGTGCTGGTCGACGAGCCGTTCGCCGGCCTCTCGAGTCAGGAGGTCGCGGAGATCTCCGAGCTGCTCGAGTCGCTGCGCTGGCGGGGCATGACGTTCATCGTCGTCGACCACAACATGCGCGGGCTGCTGGATCTCATCGACCGGGCTATCGTCATCCAGTTCGGGTCGAAGATCGCCGAGGGCCCCCCAGAGACGATTACCGACGACGAGGTCGTCCAGAAGGCCTACCTCGGGGAGGGGATGTGA
- a CDS encoding archaea-specific SMC-related protein, translating to MTDGSQTDTGTVTGDAALTASNIGGIDRAQVEFSPGVTVLTGYNATNRTSLLRAVNGVLGGTEATLKSSADEGEVSLTIGDETYTRSYRRTGSGVATSGEPFTDSETLVDLFVSLFEDNEVRRTVARGEDLHDVVMRPVDTAAIERRIRELQTEREELKREQERVAERRNELPELEQRRGEIDERIEAIDERIADLRATVAEFEEDAEAAEDANEIVDELDSRRQELSETEDEIELVESELSALETELEELREERAALPEESETDRSDLEQTLTGLRQEKRELDAEISSLTTILEFNREILADEDHQLPSIEAEDEDVTAALAPEPEQDVVCWTCGSRVERGAIDDRLAELESIVESRRSDREGVDQRIGEVEDRIQQLEQHRQRSSSIEHDIERTEEKIDQREQRLEQLESTAATLREAIQELEVEAAETEALRENDLLETYEELSELQYERGQLEQERGGIDEEIADISDLPDPADLSDQVDELSRQLEQQRSHITDLETAVVEEFNERMDDILGILQFSNIARVWIERKGGASDSRGSETTFDLHVIREDEEGTVYEDVIDHLSESESEVIGLVVALSGYLAHDVHETVPFITLDSLEAIDAERIADLVSYFADFSSYLLVALLPEDADALPDVHDRIPPTEFRATE from the coding sequence ATGACTGACGGGTCACAGACAGATACCGGAACGGTCACCGGCGATGCCGCACTGACCGCCTCGAACATCGGTGGTATCGACAGGGCTCAGGTGGAGTTCTCCCCGGGCGTGACCGTCCTCACCGGCTACAACGCGACCAACCGGACATCGCTTCTTCGCGCGGTGAACGGCGTGCTCGGGGGGACCGAAGCGACCCTGAAGAGTAGCGCCGACGAGGGGGAGGTCTCGCTGACCATCGGCGACGAGACCTACACCCGGTCGTACCGCCGGACGGGGTCGGGCGTCGCCACCAGCGGGGAGCCGTTCACCGATTCCGAGACACTGGTCGACCTCTTCGTCTCCCTGTTCGAGGACAACGAGGTTCGGCGGACGGTCGCCCGGGGTGAGGACCTTCACGACGTGGTGATGCGGCCGGTCGACACGGCGGCCATCGAGCGACGTATCCGCGAGCTACAGACCGAGCGTGAAGAGCTGAAACGCGAGCAGGAGCGCGTGGCCGAGCGGCGCAACGAGCTTCCGGAGCTGGAGCAGCGCCGAGGCGAGATCGACGAGCGTATCGAGGCCATCGACGAGCGCATCGCCGACCTCCGTGCGACCGTCGCCGAGTTCGAGGAGGATGCCGAGGCCGCGGAGGACGCCAACGAGATTGTCGACGAGCTCGACAGCCGGCGGCAGGAGCTGAGCGAGACCGAGGACGAGATCGAGCTGGTCGAGTCGGAGCTGTCAGCCCTCGAGACCGAACTCGAGGAGCTCAGGGAGGAGCGGGCGGCGCTGCCCGAGGAGTCGGAGACAGACCGGAGCGACCTGGAGCAGACGCTGACCGGCCTCCGGCAGGAGAAACGGGAACTCGACGCCGAGATATCCAGTCTGACCACCATCCTTGAGTTCAACCGGGAGATCCTCGCCGACGAGGACCACCAGCTCCCCTCCATCGAGGCCGAGGACGAGGACGTAACGGCGGCGCTCGCGCCCGAACCCGAGCAGGACGTGGTCTGCTGGACCTGCGGGAGCCGCGTCGAGCGAGGCGCCATCGACGACCGGCTCGCGGAGCTGGAATCCATCGTCGAGAGCCGGCGGAGCGACCGCGAGGGGGTCGACCAGCGGATCGGCGAGGTCGAGGACCGGATCCAGCAGCTGGAGCAGCATCGCCAGCGAAGCTCCAGTATCGAGCACGACATCGAGCGGACCGAGGAGAAGATCGACCAGCGCGAGCAGCGCCTCGAACAGCTCGAGTCGACGGCGGCGACGCTCCGCGAGGCTATCCAGGAGCTGGAGGTGGAAGCGGCCGAGACGGAGGCACTCAGGGAGAACGACCTGCTGGAGACGTACGAGGAGCTGAGCGAACTGCAGTACGAGCGCGGCCAGCTCGAGCAGGAGCGCGGCGGCATCGACGAGGAGATCGCCGATATCAGTGACCTCCCCGACCCGGCCGACCTGTCGGACCAGGTCGACGAGCTGAGTCGGCAACTGGAGCAGCAGCGTTCACACATCACGGACCTCGAGACCGCCGTCGTCGAGGAGTTCAACGAACGGATGGACGATATCCTGGGTATCCTCCAGTTCAGCAACATCGCCCGCGTATGGATCGAGCGCAAGGGCGGGGCCAGCGACAGCCGTGGGTCGGAGACGACGTTCGATCTCCACGTCATCCGCGAGGACGAGGAGGGAACCGTGTACGAGGACGTCATCGACCATCTGAGCGAGAGCGAGAGCGAGGTCATCGGACTGGTCGTCGCCCTGTCCGGCTACCTCGCACACGACGTCCACGAGACGGTCCCGTTCATCACGCTCGACTCGCTCGAGGCTATCGACGCCGAACGCATCGCCGATCTCGTATCGTACTTCGCCGACTTCTCGTCGTATCTGCTCGTCGCCCTCCTCCCGGAGGACGCCGACGCGCTGCCCGACGTCCACGACCGCATCCCCCCCACCGAGTTCCGCGCAACCGAATGA
- a CDS encoding IclR family transcriptional regulator, whose translation MALSEPGRMVKSARTAFEIIEYIHEQDGAELGELADRLDLAKSTIHGYLATLESLEYLVNEGGRYHLSLKFFYHGTAACNSVPIAGLADETLRSLAEETSLVAWLVVEEHGRAVYLDRVVSDDAVRTYGRVSKRTHLHRPASGKAILAHLPDSRVRNIVDSYGLPGRTEHTITDEEALFEELAGIRQRGYAISEHEVALGVQSVAAPIHHRGEVLGAVSVSGMSNQVDDEYFQSELPDVVALAAADIADRYAERHG comes from the coding sequence ATGGCACTCAGCGAGCCCGGACGGATGGTGAAGTCAGCTCGAACCGCGTTCGAGATCATCGAGTACATCCACGAGCAGGATGGCGCGGAACTGGGTGAACTGGCCGACCGGCTGGACCTCGCGAAGAGCACGATCCACGGGTACCTGGCGACGCTGGAGTCACTGGAGTATCTGGTCAACGAGGGCGGACGCTACCACCTGAGTCTCAAGTTCTTCTACCATGGAACCGCGGCCTGCAACTCCGTCCCGATCGCCGGCCTCGCCGACGAGACGCTCCGCTCGCTGGCCGAGGAGACCTCACTGGTCGCCTGGCTCGTCGTCGAAGAGCACGGGCGGGCGGTCTACCTCGACCGCGTTGTCAGCGACGACGCCGTCCGGACGTACGGGCGGGTAAGCAAACGGACCCATCTCCACCGTCCGGCCTCGGGCAAGGCCATCCTCGCGCATCTCCCCGACAGCAGGGTTCGGAACATCGTGGACAGCTATGGGCTTCCGGGCCGGACCGAACACACCATCACGGACGAGGAAGCGCTGTTCGAAGAGCTGGCGGGAATCCGTCAGCGCGGGTACGCCATCAGCGAGCACGAGGTCGCACTCGGCGTCCAGTCGGTCGCCGCGCCGATTCACCACCGCGGTGAGGTTCTCGGGGCGGTCAGCGTCTCCGGGATGTCGAACCAGGTCGACGACGAGTACTTCCAGTCGGAGCTCCCGGATGTCGTGGCGCTCGCCGCGGCCGATATCGCCGACCGGTACGCCGAGCGCCACGGCTGA
- a CDS encoding ABC transporter substrate-binding protein has protein sequence MPRDSGDTRDGTVDRRDLLRSAIAGATTVGIAGCRSLDAAGPAGTGNETGPGTEVPNDLFKGETLKIGGMWPLPDDYTIGRDAQRGAALAVKEHNQSSNGVLGADLKLLNRSTDISPAASRQNTRELCLDEEVDVLNGGFLGQSYKLMMEPIASTQTLSYFSCGASVPVVEKIASNYERHKYNFRSIGNMAQARDAELNFLETAADRMGWDRIAVFTENLEVYDAVADPLVQGIRDRGIAEVPIAKRTSQSIIDWKPLFDQAEEANCDLVCANLVLTGMTAARQWGTSERPFDFGGIHLLAMAPDFWEAVGRVSPGLWTLNMGAFDSQQTPQMSTMQDRFKQEYGYRTSAYSCFCAYDAVNNWVEAVKATGSTDPEDLIPYLKQRTWNGSILKPTLEYYDEDAQYPHDIKWSAPDIETWNELGFPPVIQWQGEKNGEARMETIAPKRAAGGEYKIKKTPWLR, from the coding sequence ATGCCGCGAGACAGCGGTGACACCAGAGACGGAACCGTCGACCGTCGCGATCTACTGCGATCTGCCATCGCCGGGGCGACGACAGTTGGCATCGCCGGTTGTCGGAGCCTCGATGCGGCGGGTCCGGCGGGCACCGGAAACGAGACGGGTCCGGGAACCGAGGTACCGAACGACCTGTTCAAGGGTGAAACGCTCAAGATCGGCGGGATGTGGCCCCTCCCCGACGACTACACCATCGGGCGCGACGCACAGCGTGGTGCGGCACTGGCCGTGAAGGAGCACAACCAGTCATCGAACGGCGTGCTGGGTGCCGACCTCAAACTCCTCAATCGGAGCACCGACATCTCGCCCGCTGCCTCACGGCAGAACACACGGGAGCTCTGTCTGGACGAGGAGGTCGACGTGCTCAATGGCGGCTTCCTCGGACAGTCGTACAAGCTGATGATGGAGCCCATCGCGAGCACGCAGACGCTCTCGTACTTCTCGTGTGGGGCGTCGGTGCCCGTGGTCGAGAAGATCGCCAGCAACTACGAGCGCCACAAGTACAACTTCCGGTCCATCGGGAACATGGCCCAGGCCCGCGACGCGGAGCTCAACTTCCTCGAGACCGCGGCCGACCGGATGGGCTGGGACCGCATCGCCGTCTTCACGGAGAACCTGGAGGTGTACGATGCGGTCGCGGACCCCCTGGTCCAGGGCATCCGTGACCGGGGAATCGCGGAGGTCCCCATCGCGAAGCGGACCTCGCAGTCCATCATCGACTGGAAGCCGCTGTTCGACCAGGCCGAGGAGGCCAACTGTGACCTCGTCTGTGCGAACCTGGTCCTCACCGGGATGACCGCAGCCCGGCAGTGGGGGACCTCCGAGCGCCCGTTCGACTTCGGTGGCATCCACCTGCTCGCGATGGCGCCGGACTTCTGGGAGGCCGTCGGTCGGGTCTCGCCCGGCCTCTGGACGCTGAACATGGGGGCCTTCGACAGCCAGCAGACCCCCCAGATGTCGACGATGCAGGACCGGTTCAAACAGGAGTACGGCTACAGGACCAGCGCCTACTCCTGTTTCTGTGCGTACGATGCGGTCAACAACTGGGTGGAGGCGGTGAAGGCGACCGGTTCCACCGACCCGGAGGACCTCATCCCGTACCTGAAACAGCGGACCTGGAACGGGAGCATCCTGAAACCGACCCTCGAGTACTACGATGAAGACGCCCAGTACCCGCACGACATCAAGTGGAGCGCACCGGATATCGAGACGTGGAACGAGCTGGGGTTCCCGCCCGTGATACAGTGGCAGGGCGAGAAGAATGGGGAGGCTCGCATGGAGACCATCGCCCCCAAGCGGGCGGCGGGCGGCGAGTACAAGATCAAGAAGACGCCGTGGCTCCGCTAG